In one Neobacillus sp. WH10 genomic region, the following are encoded:
- a CDS encoding biofilm formation stimulator Veg: MPKTLADIKKALDTNLGKRLLLKANGGRRKTIERSGVLAETYPSVFVIELDQDENSFERVSYSYADVLTETVQITFYDDATGHVALS, encoded by the coding sequence ATGCCAAAAACCTTAGCCGATATCAAAAAGGCTCTTGACACGAATTTAGGGAAAAGGTTGTTGCTAAAAGCAAACGGAGGACGCAGGAAAACGATTGAACGTTCAGGTGTTTTAGCCGAAACTTACCCATCTGTTTTTGTTATTGAATTAGATCAGGATGAAAATTCATTCGAGCGTGTTTCTTACAGCTATGCGGATGTATTAACAGAAACAGTTCAAATTACTTTCTACGATGATGCAACAGGACATGTAGCTTTAAGCTAG
- the yabG gene encoding sporulation peptidase YabG, with amino-acid sequence MEIKINDIVGRKSYNCDLLFRVIDMQKINDQNFAILYGEDFRLVADAPYADLVVVNQHERVKLRQEYRTLEEQSLRLFTQDVDLLKSRQEYEVTGGYVKPSNYFQIPGKVLHLDGDPSYLKKCMTLYEKIGIPVLGIHCHEKEMQNKIAELIDHYRPDILVITGHDAYSKAKGKMTDINAYRHSKHFVQTVIEARKKIPHLDQLVIFAGACQSHFESLIHAGANFASSPSRINIHALDPVYIVAKISFTPFMERINVWDVLRNTLTGEKGLGGIETKGVLRTGMPYRPVNDQEE; translated from the coding sequence GTGGAAATAAAAATAAATGATATTGTCGGTAGAAAATCATATAACTGTGATCTTCTATTTCGTGTGATTGATATGCAAAAAATAAATGACCAGAATTTCGCAATCCTTTATGGCGAGGATTTTCGTCTTGTTGCCGATGCACCTTATGCTGATTTAGTTGTTGTTAACCAGCATGAAAGGGTGAAACTAAGACAAGAATACAGGACGCTTGAAGAACAGTCGTTACGGCTTTTTACACAGGATGTTGATTTGTTAAAATCCAGGCAGGAATATGAAGTAACAGGCGGCTATGTCAAACCGAGCAATTATTTTCAAATCCCGGGGAAGGTGCTCCATTTGGATGGTGACCCCTCCTATTTGAAAAAATGTATGACATTATATGAAAAAATCGGGATACCGGTTTTAGGAATACACTGTCATGAAAAGGAAATGCAGAATAAAATTGCTGAATTAATTGACCACTATCGTCCAGATATTCTTGTCATCACCGGGCATGACGCCTATTCAAAGGCAAAGGGGAAGATGACGGATATTAATGCTTATCGCCATTCAAAACATTTCGTCCAAACAGTTATAGAGGCACGGAAAAAAATCCCTCATTTAGATCAATTAGTCATCTTTGCCGGTGCATGCCAATCCCATTTCGAATCGCTCATCCACGCGGGGGCAAACTTCGCAAGTTCTCCATCAAGGATCAATATTCACGCACTCGACCCAGTCTATATTGTCGCAAAAATAAGCTTTACCCCCTTTATGGAAAGAATTAACGTTTGGGATGTCTTACGAAATACATTAACAGGAGAGAAGGGGCTTGGGGGCATTGAAACAAAAGGTGTGTTACGAACAGGGATGCCATACAGACCCGTAAATGACCAAGAAGAATAA